The Juglans regia cultivar Chandler chromosome 2, Walnut 2.0, whole genome shotgun sequence genome includes a window with the following:
- the LOC108984324 gene encoding dihydrolipoyllysine-residue succinyltransferase component of 2-oxoglutarate dehydrogenase complex 2, mitochondrial-like: MMLGVIRRRVSCGGSSASFLGQSLRAGRFVLFTSRFSSIVEKKILLQPRGIGHVRDFCHLILSSCAVSLRPTREVVAGIQREATMQIWSRPFSSDNGDLIDAVVPFMGESITDGTLAKFLKNPGDKVEVDEPIAQIETDKVTIDVASPEAGVIQKFVAKEGDTVEPGTKIAVISKSAEGVAQVAPSEKTSEKAASSLSPPTEKIEKQKQKLETAPVTEKPKSSFSPPPKHAATEPQLPPKERERRVPMTRLRKRVATRLKDSQNTFAMLTTFNEVDMTNLMKLRSDYKEAFVEKHGVKLGFMSGFVKAAVSGLQNQPIINAVIDGDDIIYRDYIDISIAVGTPKGLVVPVIRNADKMNFAEIEKEINTLAKKANDGSLSIDEMAGGSFTISNGGVYGSLLSTPIINPPQSAILGMHSIVTRPMVVGGNIVPRPVMYIALTYDHRLIDGREAVFFLRRIKDVVEDPRRLLLDV, translated from the exons ATGATGTTGGGTGTGATAAGGCGAAGAGTCTCTTGCGGTGGCTCATCTGCTTCG TTTTTGGGGCAGTCATTGCGGGCGGGTCGGTTTGTGCTGTTtacttctagattttcttccATTGTGGAGAAAAAG ATTTTGCTTCAGCCAAGAGGAATTGGGCATGTCCGGGATTTTTGTCACCTCATTTTATCAA GTTGTGCCGTTAGTTTAAGGCCAACAAG GGAAGTTGTTGCTGGGATTCAGCGAGAAGCTACAATGCAAATTTGGAGTAGGCCATTCTCTTCCGACAATG GGGATTTGATTGATGCTGTCGTCCCTTTCATGGGTGAATCCATCACTGATGGGACTCTGGCAAAATTTTTGAAGA ATCCTGGTGACAAGGTAGAAGTAGATGAACCGATTGCTCAAATTGAAACAGATAAG GTGACAATTGATGTTGCTAGTCCTGAAGCGGGTGTGATCCAAAAG TTTGTAGCCAAGGAAGGGGATACCGTGGAACCTGGTACAAAGATTGCTGTGATTTCAAAGTCTGCTGAAGGTGTAGCTCAGGTCGCTCCATCTGAGAAGACATCAGAGAAAGCTGCTTCTTCACTGTCTCCCCCTACTGAAAAGATTGAGAAGCAAAAGCAGAAATTGGAAACTGCTCCTGTTACTGAAAAGCCGAAATCATCTTTCTCACCACCTCCCAAACACGCAGCTACAGAACCTCAGCTGCCCCctaaagaaagggaaagaaga GTTCCTATGACAAGACTCCGAAAACGGGTTGCTACACGACTGAAAGATTCTCAAAACACATTTGCAATGTTGACAACATTCAATGAGGTTGATAT GACAAATTTGATGAAGCTCCGTTCTGATTACAAAGAAGCTTTTGTTGAAAAGCATGGAGTCAAGTTGGGATTTATGTCGGGATTTGTGAAG GCTGCTGTCAGTGGGCTCCAAAATCAGCCTATTATAAATGCAGTCATTGATGGGGATGATATCATATATAGAGATTACATAGATATTAGTATAGCCGTTGGTACACCAAAG GGCCTTGTTGTGCCAGTTATCCGCAATGCTGATAAGATGAACTTTGCTGAGATCGAGAAGGAGATCAACACACTAGCGAAGAAGGCAAATGATGGATCTCTATCTATTGATGAGATGGCTGGAGGTTCATTTACAATATCTAATGGTGGTGTTTATGGAAGCCTTTTGAGTACCCCCATCATTAATCCCCCTCAG TCGGCAATATTGGGTATGCACTCGATAGTGACCCGTCCCATGGTTGTTGGAGGCAACATAGTCCCAAGGCCAGTGATGTACATAGCTCTAACCTACGATCATAGGTTGATTGATGGAAGAGAGGCAGTTTTCTTCTTGCGTCGTATCAAAGACGTTGTAGAGGATCCTCGCAGACTGCTTCTTGACGTATGA